One window of Gemmatimonadaceae bacterium genomic DNA carries:
- a CDS encoding efflux RND transporter permease subunit produces MGSEPASASSSAAPSRSRANWQRRASAMNTDVRKDDMPVGPPSDAPDGLVERIVAWSIRQRVTVLVLVLTVAAAGLWALRTLRVDAFPDLTDAQVQVLIEAPGLSPVEVERLMTFPIEVAMNGLPDVTLVRSVSKYAFGAVTVVFEDGTDIQRARTLVSERLQGVRDALPRGSNATLGPLSAANSEIYMYTVEYAGTSKAGDTLDTRALRTLQDRVIRPQLRTVPGVTEVNSFGGEVRQAQVVVRPDRLVSFGLTLHDVVEAVESNNAVAAGGYLEHRDEQYILRGLGAAATLDDLRNTVIRASSAGVPVLIGDVADVRYGAELRQGAVSHDGRGEVVSGIVMMLRGENGREVVQRVRERVADINRSLPRGVHVTAYYDQTDLVAGTLRTVRTNLVEGGLLVIAVLLLFLGNVRAALLVAATIPLSLLCAFLGMRWLGLSANLMSLGAIDFGMIVDGAVVMTEHFVRTLHGDEERGELPDTREGITARLLAAAREVARPIAFGVLIIMLVYVPILSLQGLEARMFRPMAITVAIALFGSLLLALCFIPAASTWVFRRGARESRIAQRVERALDRRYAGALGAVAARPTVTVLSALAILVATLFVLPRLGTEFLPQLDEGSLLIAATKDPTISLSRSVAMQHELERTVRMSPEVTTVVSRVGRAEIGSDPMGVNQADIFVMLKPRDGWRPGVSKDSLEREITARLEDRVPGIAIGMTQPMQMRLDELISGVRADLAVKIFGDDPVVTRAVAEQVATVVRSVRGADEVQIEQTAGQGYLNVRLDRAAMARFGIPMAEVQEALETAVGGRPVSQLVEGSYAVDVAVYYPEALRTSPEAIGAITVPTPAGAASGGARIALSQIADIRLENGPVQVSRERAQRYTLVQSNVAGRDLGGFAADVRQSVDSRVTVPPAVFVTYGGAFENQQRAMARLQVVVPLSILLIALLLWVSLRSWWLAGLVLVNLPFAAVGGVLALWMRGLHLSVSASIGFIALFGVAVLNGLVLLTTVQRARARGASALDAALHGARERLRPVLMTALVASLGFVPVALSHGTGAEVQRPLATVVIGGLVTSTLLTLFVLPTLFAAIEGWRTRRAEVRRRKIGETDVTVPELAT; encoded by the coding sequence TCAGCGATGAACACTGACGTGCGCAAAGACGACATGCCTGTGGGCCCACCATCCGATGCGCCGGACGGTCTCGTGGAACGCATCGTGGCCTGGTCGATCCGACAGCGCGTCACGGTGCTGGTGCTCGTGCTTACCGTCGCCGCTGCCGGATTGTGGGCATTGCGGACACTCCGGGTCGACGCCTTCCCCGACCTCACCGATGCGCAGGTGCAGGTCCTGATCGAGGCACCCGGTCTGTCACCGGTCGAAGTGGAACGACTGATGACGTTCCCCATCGAGGTCGCGATGAACGGGCTTCCCGACGTGACCCTGGTCCGTTCGGTGAGCAAGTATGCGTTCGGCGCCGTCACGGTCGTCTTCGAGGACGGGACCGACATCCAGCGCGCGCGCACACTCGTCAGCGAGCGACTGCAGGGGGTGCGCGACGCACTTCCGCGCGGGTCCAACGCGACGCTCGGACCGCTCTCGGCGGCGAACAGCGAGATTTACATGTACACGGTCGAGTATGCGGGCACGTCGAAGGCGGGCGATACGCTCGACACGCGTGCGCTCCGCACCTTGCAGGATCGCGTCATCCGTCCGCAACTACGCACGGTGCCGGGCGTGACGGAAGTCAACAGCTTCGGTGGCGAAGTGCGTCAGGCGCAGGTGGTCGTGCGGCCGGACCGGCTGGTGAGTTTTGGCCTGACCCTGCACGATGTCGTCGAAGCCGTGGAATCGAACAATGCCGTGGCGGCGGGTGGCTATCTCGAACACCGCGATGAGCAGTACATCCTGCGTGGCCTCGGTGCGGCGGCGACACTCGACGACCTGCGGAACACGGTCATCCGCGCGAGCAGCGCGGGCGTGCCGGTGCTCATCGGTGACGTGGCTGATGTGCGATACGGTGCCGAGTTGCGCCAAGGCGCGGTGTCACACGACGGCCGCGGCGAGGTCGTCAGTGGCATCGTCATGATGCTGCGCGGTGAGAACGGGCGCGAAGTGGTGCAGCGGGTTCGCGAGCGCGTCGCCGACATCAACCGCTCACTCCCGCGTGGGGTGCACGTCACCGCCTATTACGACCAGACGGATCTCGTCGCCGGCACCTTGCGCACGGTCCGCACCAATCTGGTCGAAGGCGGGCTGCTGGTGATTGCCGTGCTGCTGCTTTTCCTCGGCAACGTGCGTGCAGCTCTGCTGGTCGCCGCGACGATTCCGCTGTCGCTGCTCTGCGCCTTCCTCGGCATGCGCTGGCTCGGGCTCTCGGCGAACCTCATGAGCCTCGGCGCCATCGACTTCGGCATGATCGTCGACGGCGCCGTCGTGATGACCGAACACTTCGTCCGCACCCTGCATGGTGACGAGGAACGGGGCGAACTGCCGGATACGCGCGAGGGAATCACCGCTCGCCTGCTGGCCGCCGCCCGTGAGGTGGCACGGCCGATTGCATTCGGCGTCCTCATCATCATGCTGGTGTACGTGCCGATCCTCAGCCTGCAGGGGCTCGAGGCCCGCATGTTCCGGCCGATGGCAATCACCGTGGCGATTGCACTGTTTGGCAGCTTGCTGCTGGCGCTCTGCTTCATCCCTGCGGCCAGTACGTGGGTCTTCCGACGCGGTGCGCGTGAATCACGCATCGCGCAGCGTGTCGAACGCGCCCTCGACCGACGGTACGCCGGAGCCCTTGGTGCAGTCGCAGCGCGACCGACGGTGACCGTCCTGAGCGCACTCGCGATCCTGGTCGCCACGCTCTTCGTCTTGCCACGGCTTGGCACGGAATTCCTGCCACAGCTCGACGAGGGCTCGCTCCTGATCGCGGCAACGAAGGACCCGACGATCTCGCTGTCTCGTTCCGTCGCCATGCAGCACGAGTTGGAGCGGACCGTGCGCATGTCGCCTGAGGTCACCACGGTCGTGAGCCGCGTCGGTCGTGCGGAAATCGGGAGCGACCCGATGGGCGTCAATCAGGCCGACATCTTCGTGATGCTGAAGCCGCGTGACGGCTGGCGTCCCGGCGTCAGCAAGGATTCACTGGAGCGCGAGATCACGGCACGCCTGGAGGATCGTGTGCCGGGCATCGCCATCGGCATGACGCAACCGATGCAGATGCGACTCGACGAACTGATCTCCGGCGTGCGGGCCGATCTTGCGGTCAAGATCTTCGGCGATGATCCGGTCGTCACGCGGGCCGTGGCCGAGCAGGTGGCAACGGTCGTGCGCAGCGTGCGCGGCGCTGATGAAGTGCAGATCGAACAGACCGCCGGCCAGGGATACCTGAACGTCCGACTCGACCGTGCGGCGATGGCCCGATTCGGCATCCCGATGGCGGAAGTGCAGGAGGCGCTCGAGACCGCGGTAGGCGGACGGCCCGTGTCGCAACTGGTCGAAGGCAGCTACGCGGTCGACGTCGCGGTCTACTACCCCGAAGCACTGCGCACATCGCCCGAGGCCATCGGCGCGATCACGGTGCCCACGCCCGCCGGCGCAGCCTCAGGCGGTGCCCGCATTGCACTGTCCCAGATCGCCGACATCCGGCTCGAGAATGGTCCGGTGCAGGTCAGCCGCGAACGTGCGCAACGCTACACGCTCGTGCAGTCCAACGTGGCTGGGCGCGACCTCGGGGGCTTCGCTGCGGACGTCCGCCAGTCCGTCGACAGCCGCGTGACGGTACCGCCGGCCGTGTTCGTGACCTACGGCGGCGCCTTCGAGAATCAGCAGCGCGCGATGGCGCGTCTGCAGGTGGTCGTCCCCCTGTCGATTCTGCTGATTGCGCTGCTGCTATGGGTGTCGCTGCGGTCGTGGTGGTTGGCGGGCCTCGTGCTGGTGAACCTGCCATTCGCCGCCGTCGGCGGTGTGCTCGCCCTCTGGATGCGCGGGCTGCATCTCTCCGTCTCCGCCAGCATCGGATTCATCGCGTTGTTCGGTGTTGCGGTGCTGAATGGATTGGTGCTGCTGACGACCGTCCAGCGTGCGCGGGCGCGCGGCGCATCGGCCCTCGACGCAGCTCTGCACGGAGCACGCGAGCGCCTGCGTCCGGTGCTCATGACGGCACTGGTCGCGAGCCTCGGCTTCGTCCCCGTCGCCCTCTCGCACGGGACTGGCGCAGAGGTGCAGCGCCCGCTGGCCACCGTGGTCATTGGAGGCCTCGTGACATCGACATTGCTGACGCTGTTCGTGCTGCCGACGTTGTTCGCGGCCATCGAAGGGTGGCGCACGAGACGGGCTGAGGTCCGTCGGCGGAAGATCGGCGAGACCGATGTGACCGTCCCGGAACTCGCAACGTGA